ATTATAAACGCACAACGAGCTTGGCAAGGAATGTCGGGCAAAATCGCACAATAATAACAACTTAAGTCGAGAGACTGCGAACTTACAATGATGTAGGTGTATAAAGAGGAAACTTACAGCCGCTAAGCCTTGTAGTTTTGGGAGAGACTACAGGGCTTTTTTATATTTAGAGTTTTTAACGCCTCCAAAAACGCTAAACAAATATTCATTTATCTGACTTTATTTGATGCTCAAATTATCAATATTCTAAGCCACTCATATTAATATATTTATTTATAATATGATTCTTAAATAAGCATTTTTCGCGTGAATTGTTAAGTTAAATGTTATACAGAACCGTACGTTATTTAGCTGTTGCAGATAAACGCTAAATATTAGACAGACCTGTACGTTTTCGCTTACATGATGATAAGAAAAATACTACTTTTCTTCATAATTAGATATGACAAAATACATCACATAAGGAAATAGAAATAAAAACAACGGAAGTGAATAAAACAAGAAGAAAGATGCAGAAAGCATCTCACATATAACAAGAAAAACAGAGATAAACACGATAAACAAGAACTACAGCGCCAAAAACCCAAGCAGAAATGCTTGGGTTTTTTATTTCTTCGATTGATTGCTTTTATCTATACCAAATCTGTTTCATGTGAGTCACTACCAAATAGTGAGCGGCGTTGGTCTCTAGGAATTCGAGGACATTGGCTAGAAATTTGATAGAGCAAATTTGCTAGGGCAGGTAGGTGAGTGCCTACTACAGATTTTCCAGTGGTTAATAATGAAACGCTAATATCGCGTTCTGGGTCGGCCCAGCATAAAATATTAGAAAAACCGAGATGACCAAAAGCTTGTCCTGTCATTGGGCCAAATAAACCCACTGGATTGCTGCCTAACATGGGTCCCAACGCATAACGCATGGGTATTAATAATGTTCGGTCAATATTTACACCTGTAGTGGGAAGCGTTGCTCTAAAAATTGTTTTCTCACTTAAAATTTGTTTGCCTTGGTAGCTTCCACCACTTAAAAGCATTTCAAAGAAGCGTCCTGCCTGTTCGGCACTGGTATAAATGTTGCCGGCAGGGCAGATGGTATCCATAAAGCGGCTATCATTGGTGACATCAACCGCGAGTTGTAAGCCGCCACCAAGTACATGATTGAGGTAATGGTCTGTACCTAAACGTGGATGTAAACCCGTTGCACAATTGAGAGCAGCTTCAGCACGATATTCCGGTCTAAGCCCATAGTTAAAATAAGGCATGTCCATCGGTTTCTCGATTGTCTCATGCATAAATTTGCGTAGGTCTTGTCCGGTCACCCGTTCTATGATTTCGCCCAAAATATAACCCGCGGTGACTGCATGATAGGCAAGATGATTACCTGCTGGAGAAACGGGTCTTGCGGCATATAAACGTTTTAAAATTTCATCTTTATCAAAAAGCAGCTCTGGTGTGACATCTCCATCAACATAAGGAATACCGCCACGATGTGATAATAGATGAAAGATCGTTGCACGGCGCTTACCGTTCACTCCATATTCAGGAATATAATAACTAACGGGGTCAAGTAAATTGATTTCGCCTTGCTCATCTAAAAGATGAATTAACATGGCAGTTATCATTTTTGATGCTGAAAATAAGCAAACGGGTGTGTCTGGTGTTGCAATGAGTGCATCTTTTTCTAGACCTGCCGGAGAGTTGCCTTGAGCATAGCCAATGCTTCGGTTTAATAAAATTTTGCCTTGTCTGCGTAGACAGAAAGTAATGAGCGGATAGTTCCCAGTTTTATATAACGACTCAATACTTTTCCAGATTTTTTGAACCTGATGTTTATTCATTCCACCCAATTCAGCGGGCACTTCATCTTTATGGTGAATGACTGATCCAAGATCGTCCGGTACCGGACAGGTGTTGGTCGAAAATATTTTCACACGTCCCTCGCGCTTCTTTCTTTTTATTGAAGGCCAAGTGTGCAGGGTTCGGACGCTGATGTCAGTGTCTAAAATGACAGGTAACTGAAAACAATTTTGCAATCCATATATAGATACCTTAAAATAGGCAACTTGCTGTAGTGATGCACGGCAGTCAGTTGCGCTCAACTGATTCATATCATTTATTTTTTTAAGCATCTCGGAGAAATCGAATGGCTTTAACTAATGCAGACCGCGCAGAGATCATTGCTAAATTTGCTCGCGCTGAAAACGACACTGGTTCACCAGAAGTACAAGTAGCTTTATTGACTGCTCAAATCAATGATTTGCAAGGTCACTTTAAAGCTCACAAACACGACCACCATAGCCGTCGCGGTTTGATCCGTATGGTTAACCAACGTCGTAAATTACTTGACTACTTAAATGGTAAAGACCACGAGCGTTACACTGCTTTGATCGGTGCTTTAGGTCTACGTCGTTAATTCGATTTTGCTTTGTTTTCGGTTTATCGCATGTTGTTATGCTTTGTTTCTGAAAAGAAAGTTTCGCCTAATCTACCGTTAGGCGATTTATAGAAGGGGCGCTTGTGCGCTCCTTCTTTGCGTTTAATATTATTTAAATTTTTTGGTCTAGTGTGATGGCTTCTAAGCTTTGTCATTTATCTACCAATAGTTGTAGTCTGAATGCCAAACCTTAGGGGTCTCACTAGAATAAAATCAGGAAAATACAATACATGTCAATGTTTAACATCGTTCGTAAAGAATTCCAATTCGGTCAGCATCAAGTCGTTTTAGAAACGGGTCGCGTTGCTCGTCAGGCAAACACAGTTTTAATTACTATGGGTGGCGTAACTGTTTTGGTTGCAGTTGTTGCTCAACCTAAAGCAAAAGCGGGTCAAGACTTTTTCCCGTTAACAGTTAACTATCAAGAAAAACAATATGCAGCTGGTCGTATCCCTGGTGGTTACGGTAAGCGTGAAGGCCGTGCTTCTGAAGCTGAAACTTTAATCTCACGTCTTATTGACCGCCCAATTCGTCCGTTGTTCCCAGAAGGTTACTTCAACGAAATTCAGGTAACAGCAACTGTTGTTTCTTCTGACAAAACTATGGATGCCGACATTGCAGCAATGCTTGGTACATCAGCAGCATTGTCTATTGCTGGTACTCCTTTCCGTGGTCCAATTGGTGGTGCACGTGTTGGTTTAATTAATGGTGAATATGTTTTAAACCCGAATTTTGAACAACTTGCTCAGTCTGACCTTGACCTTGTGGTTGCTGGTACAGAGTCTGCTGTATTAATGGTTGAGTCTGAAGCGAAAGAACTTTCAGAAGACCAAATGCTTGGCGCTGTGCTTTTCGGTCATGACGAAATGCAAATCGCGATTCAAGCAATTAAAGAATTTGCTGCCGCTGCTGGTGCAGTTGAGTCAACTTGGGTTGCTCCAACTAAAAATGAAGCACTTCTTGAGCAATTAAAAGCAGCTTTCGAAGCTAAAATTTCTGAAGCATATACGATTGCGGTTAAACAAGACCGTTATGCAGCACTTGATGCACTTTATGCAGAAGCTGTAGCTCAGTTCGTTCCTGAAAATGACGAAACTGGTATTGCTGACGAAGTAAACGAATTATTTGAAGA
This window of the Acinetobacter sp. XH1741 genome carries:
- the rpsO gene encoding 30S ribosomal protein S15 → MALTNADRAEIIAKFARAENDTGSPEVQVALLTAQINDLQGHFKAHKHDHHSRRGLIRMVNQRRKLLDYLNGKDHERYTALIGALGLRR
- a CDS encoding serine hydrolase domain-containing protein — its product is MKIFSTNTCPVPDDLGSVIHHKDEVPAELGGMNKHQVQKIWKSIESLYKTGNYPLITFCLRRQGKILLNRSIGYAQGNSPAGLEKDALIATPDTPVCLFSASKMITAMLIHLLDEQGEINLLDPVSYYIPEYGVNGKRRATIFHLLSHRGGIPYVDGDVTPELLFDKDEILKRLYAARPVSPAGNHLAYHAVTAGYILGEIIERVTGQDLRKFMHETIEKPMDMPYFNYGLRPEYRAEAALNCATGLHPRLGTDHYLNHVLGGGLQLAVDVTNDSRFMDTICPAGNIYTSAEQAGRFFEMLLSGGSYQGKQILSEKTIFRATLPTTGVNIDRTLLIPMRYALGPMLGSNPVGLFGPMTGQAFGHLGFSNILCWADPERDISVSLLTTGKSVVGTHLPALANLLYQISSQCPRIPRDQRRSLFGSDSHETDLV